The proteins below come from a single Alligator mississippiensis isolate rAllMis1 chromosome 2, rAllMis1, whole genome shotgun sequence genomic window:
- the UBE2D3 gene encoding ubiquitin-conjugating enzyme E2 D3, translating into MALKRINKELSDLARDPPAQCSAGPVGDDMFHWQATIMGPNDSPYQGGVFFLTIHFPTDYPFKPPKVAFTTRIYHPNINSNGSICLDILRSQWSPALTISKVLLSICSLLCDPNPDDPLVPEIARIYKTDRDKYNRISREWTQKYAM; encoded by the exons gaGCTTAGTGACTTAGCCCGTGATCCTCCCGCACAGTGTTCAGCTGGTCCAGTTGGAGATGATA TGTTTCATTGGCAAGCCACAATTATGGGACCT AATGACAGTCCATATCAAGGTGGCGTGTTCTTTCTGACAATTCACTTTCCTACAGACTACCCTTTCAAACCACCTAAG gttGCATTTACAACAAGAATCTATCACCCAAATATTAACAGTAATGGCAGCATTTGTCTTGATATTTTAAGATCACAATGGTCTCCTGCTTTAACTATTTCTAAAG TTCTCTTATCCATTTGTTCACTGTTATGTGATCCAAATCCAGATGACCCTCTAGTGCCAGAGATTGCACGTATCTATAAAACAGACAGAGACAA GTACAACAGAATATCTCGGGAATGGACTCAGAAGTATGCCATGTGA